A single Desulfovibrio gilichinskyi DNA region contains:
- a CDS encoding hybrid sensor histidine kinase/response regulator, producing MRYFVSAFALIIIIFSSTFSMAEIEKKNVLFLNSYQNGYAWSDDILAGIREVFRDSNINIDLHIEYMDTKRFKGDEFTEILHSYYAFKYKNYKLSAIVVSDNAALNFMLKYKDSFFPEVPVIFCGINDFKPELIAGLDNYGGVLENPDIAANVNLALKFNPDVKKITVVGDNSVTSRAIVHQIENAAPLFAGRLTFEYWNDLTLSELLRKSRAMGRDNILLFTPFYKGAHGELYSAEEVLQIISDNSPVMVFSVWEFLLGHGIVGGKLLSGQDQGRQAAKMAVEVLKTGKIPKERVIMGTSEYFMFDYKVLKKFHIKESLLPEDSVLINGPDYFYKLNKQVFWTIIVSLFALSITLIFLVISILQRRKVEKRITAQLSFQEILMDTIPLQICWKDKKQRYLGANRSFTDFFEMGSPSAIIGLDDFILKPDEEFAKESAKWDQQVIETGNQRLRISWAMSREGGDPVWLEINRVPLYNEKGDVVGTLSTAQDVTRRVNLEKQLLQSQKMEAIGTLAGGIAHDFNNILTSIINSIELAMNDVKEGTLTWKDLDRAVKAAQRGSRVVKQILTFSRPSQEGIKPTDISDVVRETVDFIKASLPRNIMVTANIPEDAPLIMADPTQIHQVIMNLCTNSFQSLRDSGGQIEVSLRTVDVEDEQGQFMRVKPGKYIELEISDNGPGIPVEILDKIFDPFFTTKGKAEGTGLGLAVVHGLIKGHGGGVTVNSLPDVKTSFEIYLPVTGQLRNVDNTSYGPLHLGQESILFVEDDEDQLETTPRILESLGYTVTALSSPAEAFRQVSVAPDKFDLIITDYDMPETNGLDLAKDIQNIAPTIPVLIVSGRRNFLNVASEVKNVRKVLMKPYSKNIIADAIREVLLSTEKIDG from the coding sequence GTGAGATATTTCGTCTCTGCATTTGCACTAATAATCATAATATTTTCGTCAACATTTTCTATGGCGGAAATCGAGAAGAAAAATGTCCTTTTTCTTAATTCATATCAAAACGGCTACGCATGGTCAGATGATATTTTAGCCGGAATCAGAGAAGTTTTTCGCGATAGTAATATTAATATCGATCTGCATATTGAATATATGGATACGAAACGTTTTAAAGGGGACGAATTTACGGAAATTCTTCATTCGTATTACGCATTTAAGTATAAAAATTACAAGTTGTCAGCCATTGTTGTTTCAGATAACGCTGCGCTGAATTTTATGCTGAAATATAAGGATAGTTTTTTCCCTGAAGTTCCGGTGATTTTCTGTGGTATTAATGATTTTAAGCCGGAACTTATTGCTGGCTTAGACAATTACGGCGGAGTTCTTGAAAATCCTGATATTGCTGCCAATGTCAATCTTGCACTTAAATTTAATCCAGATGTTAAAAAGATTACTGTTGTCGGAGATAATTCTGTTACTTCGCGAGCAATCGTTCATCAGATTGAAAACGCTGCACCATTATTTGCCGGGCGGCTGACTTTTGAATATTGGAATGATCTTACGTTGTCTGAACTGCTTAGAAAATCTAGGGCAATGGGCCGTGATAATATCCTCCTCTTTACGCCTTTTTACAAAGGAGCTCACGGCGAACTTTATTCCGCAGAAGAAGTACTTCAGATAATATCGGACAATTCTCCTGTCATGGTTTTCAGCGTATGGGAGTTTCTTCTCGGGCATGGGATAGTTGGAGGTAAGCTTCTTTCCGGCCAAGATCAGGGACGGCAGGCAGCTAAAATGGCTGTTGAAGTTTTAAAAACAGGTAAGATACCAAAAGAAAGAGTAATTATGGGCACAAGTGAGTACTTTATGTTTGATTATAAGGTACTAAAAAAATTTCACATTAAAGAAAGTCTGTTGCCTGAAGACAGTGTTCTTATAAATGGCCCGGATTACTTTTATAAGCTGAACAAACAGGTTTTTTGGACTATCATTGTTTCGTTGTTTGCACTTAGTATTACTCTAATCTTTTTAGTTATTTCTATTTTGCAGCGCAGAAAAGTTGAAAAAAGAATAACGGCTCAATTGTCTTTTCAGGAAATTCTTATGGATACCATACCTCTGCAAATTTGCTGGAAAGACAAAAAGCAGCGGTATTTAGGAGCAAACAGATCATTTACAGATTTCTTTGAAATGGGTTCGCCGTCGGCAATTATCGGATTGGATGATTTTATACTTAAGCCTGACGAGGAATTTGCAAAGGAATCAGCCAAATGGGATCAACAAGTTATCGAAACTGGCAATCAGCGGTTGCGTATCAGCTGGGCAATGTCTCGTGAAGGTGGTGACCCTGTCTGGCTGGAAATCAATAGAGTTCCGCTTTATAACGAAAAAGGTGATGTTGTCGGTACTCTTTCTACCGCTCAGGATGTCACACGCAGAGTCAACCTTGAAAAGCAGCTTCTTCAGTCGCAAAAAATGGAAGCAATAGGAACACTTGCGGGTGGTATTGCGCATGATTTCAACAATATTCTTACTTCCATCATCAATTCCATTGAACTTGCGATGAATGACGTGAAAGAAGGAACCCTAACGTGGAAGGATCTGGACCGCGCGGTAAAAGCCGCTCAACGCGGAAGCCGTGTCGTTAAACAGATTCTGACCTTCAGCCGTCCTTCACAGGAAGGTATCAAGCCAACTGATATTAGTGATGTTGTTCGTGAAACGGTCGATTTTATTAAGGCTTCATTACCAAGAAATATCATGGTCACTGCGAATATACCTGAAGATGCACCTTTGATCATGGCTGACCCTACTCAGATTCATCAGGTCATAATGAATCTGTGCACCAACTCCTTTCAATCGTTGAGGGATAGCGGCGGGCAAATTGAAGTTTCTCTTAGAACCGTAGATGTTGAAGATGAACAAGGTCAGTTTATGCGTGTTAAGCCCGGGAAATATATAGAGTTAGAAATTTCTGATAACGGGCCTGGAATTCCTGTTGAAATATTGGATAAGATTTTTGATCCATTTTTTACAACCAAGGGTAAAGCAGAGGGAACCGGTCTTGGACTTGCTGTTGTGCATGGTTTAATCAAAGGACATGGCGGCGGTGTGACTGTAAACAGTCTGCCAGACGTTAAAACAAGTTTTGAAATATATCTGCCTGTTACGGGACAGCTTAGAAATGTGGATAATACGAGCTATGGTCCCTTGCATCTTGGTCAGGAAAGTATACTTTTTGTTGAGGATGATGAAGATCAGCTTGAAACAACTCCTAGAATCTTAGAAAGTCTCGGATATACTGTTACTGCACTTTCATCACCTGCTGAGGCATTCAGGCAGGTTAGTGTCGCCCCTGATAAATTTGATTTAATTATAACTGACTATGATATGCCGGAAACAAACGGTTTGGATCTTGCCAAAGATATTCAAAATATTGCACCGACAATACCTGTTCTCATTGTATCAGGTAGACGAAATTTTTTAAATGTTGCTTCTGAAGTTAAAAATGTCAGGAAAGTTCTGATGAAACCATATAGTAAAAATATAATTGCAGACGCTATTAGAGAAGTTCTGTTGTCCACGGAGAAAATTGATGGGTAG
- a CDS encoding sigma-54-dependent transcriptional regulator gives MGRILIIDDDVQVCETIQSLIVRSGHEGDYAQTLSRGMDKVETGIFDLVFLDISLPDGNGLDFLSRIKESSGQPEVIILTGKGDDDGAELAIQGGAWDFLVKPSSIKQISLSMSRALAFHAEKKNRAQLVALNLDDIVGKSPEIKSCYDLIAHASGSDANVLITGETGTGKELFARTIHDNSRRAKNNFVVVDCASLTENLVESTLFGHKKGSFTGAQADHKGLIHLADKGTLVLDEVGEMSLSVQKSFLRVLQERTYRPVGENKEFKSDFRLIAATNRDLEAMVAKGEFRQDLLYRIQTIHIILPPLRSRSGDIRELTDFYLRRLRTQYGVPPKVANSDFYDVLDNYEWPGNVRQLFNVVEQAFVASGSGNTIYAMHLSDNLRIKMAKSNLKKTESSLSAGSDSLDENLAQEAGKNDGSIESTVSAAASDLFSSELPSLKIFKGLAEKKYLEELLRRYHGEISVILDVSGLSRSHFYALLKKYEISY, from the coding sequence ATGGGTAGAATTCTTATAATAGACGATGATGTACAGGTTTGTGAAACAATTCAAAGTCTTATCGTTAGGTCGGGCCATGAAGGAGATTACGCGCAAACATTATCTCGCGGAATGGATAAAGTTGAAACCGGAATTTTTGATCTCGTTTTTTTAGATATATCTTTGCCTGACGGTAATGGTTTAGATTTTCTGTCACGCATAAAGGAATCGTCCGGGCAGCCTGAAGTCATTATTCTTACCGGTAAGGGGGATGATGATGGAGCAGAGCTCGCGATTCAGGGCGGAGCATGGGATTTTCTTGTAAAGCCGTCTTCTATTAAACAGATATCGCTTTCTATGAGCAGGGCACTGGCTTTTCATGCTGAAAAGAAAAACAGAGCTCAGTTAGTTGCGCTTAATTTAGATGATATTGTCGGTAAAAGCCCCGAAATAAAAAGCTGTTATGATCTTATAGCCCATGCGTCCGGATCTGATGCAAACGTGTTGATCACGGGCGAAACCGGGACAGGTAAGGAACTTTTTGCACGTACAATTCATGATAATTCAAGACGTGCCAAAAATAATTTTGTTGTGGTGGATTGTGCCTCTCTAACTGAAAATCTGGTCGAAAGTACTTTATTCGGGCATAAGAAAGGATCATTTACAGGTGCGCAGGCGGATCACAAGGGGCTTATTCATTTAGCGGATAAGGGCACGCTGGTACTTGATGAAGTAGGGGAGATGTCCCTTTCGGTGCAAAAATCTTTTTTGCGTGTGTTACAGGAAAGAACTTATCGTCCGGTCGGTGAAAATAAAGAATTCAAAAGTGATTTCAGATTAATAGCTGCTACGAATAGAGATCTCGAAGCAATGGTTGCCAAAGGAGAATTTCGTCAGGATCTTTTATACCGCATTCAGACTATTCATATAATTTTACCGCCGCTTAGATCAAGAAGCGGAGATATCCGTGAGCTTACTGATTTTTATCTGCGGAGGCTTCGCACTCAGTATGGAGTACCGCCTAAAGTTGCAAATTCTGATTTTTATGATGTTTTAGATAATTATGAATGGCCGGGTAACGTTCGCCAGCTGTTCAATGTCGTAGAGCAGGCTTTTGTTGCAAGCGGTAGCGGGAATACCATTTATGCTATGCATCTATCAGATAATTTGCGAATCAAAATGGCAAAATCTAACCTTAAAAAAACTGAATCCTCTCTAAGTGCAGGTTCTGATAGTCTTGACGAGAATCTAGCACAAGAGGCTGGAAAAAATGATGGATCTATTGAATCCACAGTTTCAGCAGCGGCTTCAGATCTTTTTTCAAGTGAATTGCCCTCACTGAAAATATTTAAAGGTCTTGCGGAAAAGAAATACCTTGAAGAACTGTTACGCAGGTATCATGGTGAAATTTCTGTAATCTTGGATGTTTCAGGGCTTTCGCGCTCACATTTCTATGCTTTGCTCAAAAAATATGAAATCAGTTATTAA
- the nifJ gene encoding pyruvate:ferredoxin (flavodoxin) oxidoreductase: protein MAKIMKTMDGNTATAHVAYAMSDTAAIYPITPSSTMGEVAEEWAAQGRKNIFGQVLNVKQLQSEAGAAGAVHGALAAGALTSTYTASQGLLLMIPNMYKISGELLPGVFHVSARALAAQALSIFGDHQDVMACRQTGFAMLASSSVQECMDIALITHLAAIESSVPFMHFFDGFRTSHEIQKIEVIDYDDMASLLDWDAVANFRARGMNPENPSIRGTAQNPDIYYQTREACNPFYDQVPSVVIKCMKKVGDLTGRKYKPFDYVGHPEAERVIVAMGSGCEAIEEVVNLLIAQGERVGLIKVRLYRPFITEYFMQVLPATTTNITVLDRTKEPGALGDPLYQDICTAFMERGEAPVITSGRYGLGSKEFTPSMVKAVFDNMKATGPKNHFNVGIDDDVTNTSLEVSAHIDTTPEGTVQCKFWGLGADGTVGANKQAIKIIGDNTDMYAQGYFAYDSKKSGGITMSHLRFGHKPIQSTYLVTSADFIACHNPSYVHLYDLLDGIKEGGTFLINSPWSAEDMEKELPASMRRTIAEKKLKFYTIDAIKIAAGVGLGGRINMIMQTAFFKLSSVIPFEQAVALLKDSIKKAYGKKGDKIVNMNTAAVDQAVANLVAVNYPESWKDLADAEVALNDDPEFVSDVVRPILAQKGDKLPVSAFEPDGIFPLATSQFEKRGVAVNVPEWLPENCIQCNQCAFVCPHAAIRPVLVDDEELKDAPESFVTVDAKGKEFSGLKYRMQVYSQDCMGCGNCADICPAKETALVMKPIATQTPTEIPNLTFAQTLPEKDDLAARTSVKGSQFQRPLLEFSGACAGCGETPYVKTLTQLFGERMIIANATGCSSIWGASAPTTPYCTNKNGHGPSWGNSLFEDAAEFGFGIEMGISHRRAKLADLVTEAISEGVPAELEEAMKGWLENRNNAALSEEFGQKVMQGLYSAPQTDLLYEIAEMEDLFTKKSFWVFGGDGWAYDIGFGGVDHVLASGEDINVFVMDTEVYSNTGGQASKATPLGSIAKFAASGKSTGKKDLGRIAMTYGYVYVASVSMGANKQQFLKAIQEAEAYPGPSLIIAYAPCINQGIKKGMGKTQLEMKLAVDSGYWPLYRYNPLLAEEGKNPFILESKDPDGTIQEFMAGENRYGLLERTNPEVSKKYRAKIEKDYNDRYEYFKYMAAAGSSESK from the coding sequence ATGGCTAAAATTATGAAAACAATGGACGGTAATACAGCGACTGCACATGTAGCATATGCTATGAGTGATACTGCAGCTATTTACCCCATTACCCCTTCATCCACTATGGGTGAAGTTGCTGAAGAATGGGCTGCGCAGGGTCGCAAGAACATTTTCGGTCAGGTTTTGAATGTTAAACAGCTTCAGTCTGAAGCAGGTGCAGCCGGAGCAGTCCATGGAGCACTTGCAGCCGGAGCTCTTACTTCAACTTACACTGCATCGCAGGGCCTCCTGCTCATGATCCCTAACATGTACAAAATCTCCGGTGAACTTCTCCCCGGTGTTTTTCATGTTTCTGCTCGTGCTCTTGCAGCGCAGGCTCTTTCTATTTTTGGTGATCATCAGGACGTTATGGCTTGTCGTCAGACAGGTTTTGCAATGCTCGCATCCAGTTCCGTTCAGGAATGTATGGATATCGCATTGATTACTCATCTCGCAGCAATTGAATCCAGTGTTCCTTTCATGCACTTCTTTGACGGATTCCGTACTTCTCACGAAATTCAGAAAATTGAAGTTATTGATTATGATGACATGGCTTCTTTGCTTGATTGGGATGCTGTTGCAAATTTCCGTGCAAGAGGCATGAATCCTGAAAATCCTTCTATTCGTGGTACTGCTCAGAACCCTGATATTTACTATCAGACTCGTGAAGCATGTAATCCTTTCTACGATCAGGTTCCTTCGGTTGTCATTAAATGTATGAAGAAAGTCGGAGATCTTACCGGCCGTAAATACAAACCTTTTGACTATGTTGGACATCCTGAAGCTGAAAGAGTTATCGTTGCAATGGGTTCCGGTTGTGAAGCAATCGAAGAAGTTGTAAACCTCCTGATCGCTCAGGGCGAAAGAGTCGGACTTATCAAAGTTCGTTTGTATCGTCCTTTCATCACTGAATACTTCATGCAGGTTCTTCCTGCTACTACTACAAATATTACTGTTCTTGATCGCACAAAAGAGCCTGGTGCTCTTGGTGATCCTTTGTACCAGGATATTTGTACTGCATTCATGGAACGCGGCGAAGCCCCTGTTATTACTTCAGGTCGCTACGGTCTAGGTTCTAAAGAATTTACTCCTAGCATGGTCAAGGCTGTTTTCGACAACATGAAAGCAACCGGTCCTAAAAATCATTTCAATGTTGGTATTGACGACGATGTAACAAATACTTCACTTGAAGTTAGTGCTCATATCGATACAACTCCTGAAGGAACTGTTCAGTGTAAATTCTGGGGCCTTGGAGCTGACGGAACCGTCGGTGCTAACAAGCAGGCTATTAAAATTATCGGTGATAACACTGATATGTACGCACAGGGATACTTCGCTTACGACTCTAAGAAGTCCGGTGGTATCACCATGTCTCACCTGCGCTTCGGTCACAAACCTATTCAGTCCACATACTTGGTAACAAGTGCTGACTTTATTGCTTGTCACAACCCAAGCTACGTTCATCTTTATGACCTGTTGGACGGAATCAAAGAAGGCGGAACCTTCCTGATCAACTCACCTTGGTCAGCAGAAGACATGGAAAAAGAACTTCCTGCTTCCATGCGCCGCACTATCGCTGAAAAGAAACTTAAATTTTACACCATTGATGCTATCAAAATTGCAGCAGGTGTAGGTCTTGGTGGTCGTATTAATATGATCATGCAGACTGCATTCTTTAAGCTTTCCAGCGTAATTCCTTTTGAGCAGGCTGTTGCATTGCTTAAGGATTCCATCAAAAAAGCTTACGGTAAAAAAGGCGACAAAATCGTCAATATGAATACTGCTGCAGTTGATCAGGCTGTTGCAAACCTCGTTGCAGTTAATTACCCAGAGTCTTGGAAAGACCTTGCTGATGCTGAAGTCGCTCTCAATGACGATCCAGAATTCGTATCAGATGTCGTTCGCCCTATCTTGGCTCAGAAAGGTGATAAACTTCCGGTTTCCGCTTTTGAACCTGACGGAATATTCCCTCTGGCTACTTCTCAGTTTGAAAAACGCGGCGTAGCTGTGAATGTTCCTGAGTGGCTTCCAGAAAACTGTATTCAGTGTAACCAGTGTGCATTTGTATGTCCTCACGCTGCTATCCGTCCTGTTCTCGTAGATGATGAAGAACTGAAAGACGCACCTGAAAGCTTCGTAACTGTCGATGCTAAGGGTAAAGAATTCAGCGGTCTTAAATATCGCATGCAGGTTTACTCTCAGGATTGTATGGGTTGCGGTAACTGTGCTGATATCTGTCCTGCAAAGGAAACAGCTCTTGTTATGAAACCTATTGCAACTCAGACTCCTACTGAAATTCCTAACCTGACTTTTGCACAGACTCTTCCTGAAAAAGATGACCTTGCAGCTAGAACTTCTGTCAAAGGCAGCCAGTTCCAGCGTCCTCTCTTAGAGTTCTCCGGTGCATGTGCCGGTTGTGGTGAGACTCCCTACGTCAAAACCCTCACCCAGCTGTTCGGCGAACGCATGATCATTGCAAACGCAACAGGTTGTTCTTCAATCTGGGGTGCTTCTGCTCCTACCACTCCTTACTGCACAAACAAGAACGGTCATGGTCCTTCATGGGGCAACTCACTGTTCGAAGATGCTGCTGAGTTCGGTTTCGGTATTGAAATGGGTATTTCCCATCGTCGTGCAAAACTTGCTGACCTCGTAACTGAAGCTATCAGTGAAGGCGTTCCTGCCGAGCTGGAAGAAGCAATGAAAGGCTGGCTTGAAAACCGCAATAATGCTGCTCTTTCCGAAGAATTCGGTCAGAAGGTTATGCAGGGTCTTTATTCTGCACCTCAGACTGATCTTCTTTATGAAATTGCTGAAATGGAAGATCTGTTCACTAAGAAGTCCTTCTGGGTCTTCGGTGGTGACGGTTGGGCATACGACATCGGTTTCGGCGGCGTAGACCACGTTCTTGCTTCCGGTGAAGACATCAATGTCTTCGTAATGGATACCGAAGTATACTCAAATACCGGTGGTCAGGCTTCTAAAGCAACACCACTCGGATCTATCGCTAAGTTTGCAGCTTCCGGTAAAAGCACAGGTAAAAAAGACCTCGGTCGTATCGCAATGACCTACGGTTATGTTTATGTTGCCAGTGTTTCCATGGGTGCTAACAAACAGCAGTTCCTGAAAGCAATTCAGGAAGCTGAAGCATATCCCGGTCCTTCTTTGATCATCGCTTACGCTCCATGTATCAACCAGGGAATCAAAAAGGGTATGGGCAAAACTCAGCTCGAAATGAAGTTGGCTGTAGACAGCGGCTACTGGCCTCTCTATCGCTACAACCCACTTCTTGCTGAAGAAGGTAAAAATCCGTTCATCCTTGAATCCAAGGACCCTGACGGAACAATTCAGGAATTCATGGCCGGCGAAAACCGCTATGGCTTGCTTGAACGTACTAACCCAGAAGTCTCAAAAAAATATCGTGCGAAAATTGAAAAAGATTACAATGATCGCTACGAATATTTTAAATATATGGCTGCCGCTGGTTCCAGCGAAAGCAAATAA
- a CDS encoding L-lactate permease gives MSVGILALVALVPIALALILMVGMRWPATKAMPVAWLSAVVGAVAVWNLPAAYVAALTVQGLITAIGILIIVFGAILILYTLQYSGGMETIQHGFQNISRDRRIQVLIIGYLFAAFIEGAAGFGTPAALAAPLLLSLGFPPLAAVVMCLVFNSFPVTFGAVGTPVILGMKYLTTLVDAAVLASAPGVNFHSMEMFDKIVGQWSTIMHLPMIYILPLFMLGFMTRFFGQNKSWSEGFAAWKFSLFVSTVFAVPYLFTAWFVGPEFPSLIGGLVGLGLAIVGAKKGFCVPEKIWDFGPSSTWDAEWTGTVSAENSTEFKAHMSQARAWAPYILIGIILVITRIPDLGLKGLLAGVSIPFKNILGFSSVNASIQYLYLPGTIPFALVAILTIFIHKMPSDKAAKAWKEAIAKMKNPTIALFFSVALVSIFRGSGIADAALNPHNYLSMPLALADAVSGLAGQTWPMFASFVGGLGSFITGSNTVSDLLFAEFQWGVASSLNMSHQIIVSAQAVGGAMGNMICIHNIVAGCAVVGLSGMEGAILKRTVWPFLLYGLIVGVVASLMTFVFLPHLF, from the coding sequence ATGTCTGTAGGAATTCTCGCTCTCGTAGCACTCGTCCCGATTGCTCTCGCTTTGATCTTGATGGTAGGAATGCGCTGGCCTGCGACTAAAGCAATGCCAGTTGCTTGGTTGTCTGCTGTTGTCGGTGCTGTTGCTGTATGGAATCTGCCTGCCGCTTATGTCGCAGCACTTACTGTTCAGGGCCTTATTACCGCTATCGGTATTCTTATTATCGTATTCGGTGCAATTCTTATTTTGTACACACTTCAGTACAGTGGCGGTATGGAAACCATTCAGCACGGTTTTCAAAACATCAGCCGTGACCGTCGTATTCAGGTTTTGATTATCGGTTACTTGTTCGCTGCATTTATTGAAGGTGCCGCTGGTTTCGGTACACCAGCAGCTTTGGCAGCTCCTTTGCTCTTAAGCCTAGGTTTCCCTCCTCTTGCTGCAGTTGTTATGTGTCTGGTTTTCAACTCATTCCCGGTAACATTCGGTGCTGTTGGTACTCCTGTTATTCTGGGTATGAAATATCTGACCACACTTGTTGACGCAGCTGTTCTTGCTTCTGCTCCTGGTGTAAACTTCCATTCAATGGAGATGTTTGATAAAATCGTTGGTCAGTGGTCAACTATCATGCATCTTCCTATGATTTACATTCTTCCTTTGTTCATGCTCGGTTTCATGACTCGTTTCTTCGGTCAGAACAAGAGCTGGAGCGAAGGCTTTGCAGCTTGGAAATTTTCATTATTCGTTTCAACTGTTTTCGCAGTTCCTTACCTTTTCACCGCATGGTTTGTCGGACCTGAATTCCCATCACTCATCGGTGGTCTTGTAGGTCTCGGTCTTGCGATTGTAGGTGCTAAAAAAGGTTTCTGTGTTCCTGAAAAAATATGGGATTTCGGTCCTTCCTCCACTTGGGATGCCGAATGGACTGGTACTGTTTCAGCTGAAAACTCTACTGAATTCAAGGCTCATATGAGTCAGGCTCGTGCTTGGGCTCCTTATATCCTTATCGGTATCATTCTCGTTATTACTCGTATTCCTGACCTCGGACTTAAAGGTCTGCTTGCAGGTGTATCTATTCCTTTCAAAAACATTCTCGGTTTTTCAAGTGTTAATGCTTCCATTCAGTATCTTTACCTTCCAGGTACTATTCCTTTTGCTCTTGTTGCTATTCTTACTATCTTCATTCACAAGATGCCTAGCGACAAAGCCGCAAAAGCATGGAAAGAAGCTATCGCAAAGATGAAGAACCCAACAATTGCGTTGTTCTTCTCCGTTGCTCTGGTTTCCATTTTCCGTGGTTCCGGTATTGCTGATGCAGCACTTAACCCTCACAACTACTTGTCTATGCCTCTTGCATTGGCAGACGCTGTTTCCGGTCTTGCCGGTCAGACATGGCCTATGTTCGCATCATTTGTCGGTGGACTCGGTTCATTTATCACTGGTTCAAACACTGTTTCCGACCTTCTGTTTGCTGAATTCCAGTGGGGCGTAGCTTCAAGCCTTAATATGTCTCATCAGATTATTGTTTCTGCTCAGGCCGTTGGTGGAGCTATGGGTAACATGATCTGTATTCACAACATTGTTGCAGGTTGTGCTGTTGTTGGACTTTCAGGTATGGAAGGTGCTATCCTCAAGCGTACTGTATGGCCTTTCCTTCTTTATGGTCTGATTGTAGGTGTTGTCGCATCTCTCATGACCTTCGTCTTCTTACCTCACCTGTTCTAA
- a CDS encoding FAD-binding oxidoreductase, producing MSNAKLAKEFEKIVGAGGVLHTESDLHSYSYDSAVLNPAVPSLVIKPTTTAQLGPVTRLCNEHGLPMTVRGAGTNLSGGTIPHPGGVVVLTNGLNKILEINEEDLYAVVEPGVVTAQFAAEVAKRGLFYPPDPGSQAVSTLGGNVAENAGGLRGLKYGVTKDYVMGIDFFDVNGDLIKSGSRTVKCVTGYNLGGLMVASEGTLGVFSNIIFKLVPPPKASKAMMAVFDDIDKASETVAAIIANHIVPCTLELLDHVSIKYVEAFTKAGLPTEAQAILLIEVDGHPAEVADDAEKVVNICNKIGATSVHAAETAEERESLWFARRNALPALARARPTTVLEDATVPRSQIPAMIRGVNKIAEKYNIAIGTFGHAGDGNLHPTILCDKRDKEEFHRVEEAVNEIFEVALSLKGTLSGEHGIGMAKSKWMVKETSQATLDYSLRMKRAIDPKGILNPGKIIEVS from the coding sequence ATGTCCAATGCAAAACTGGCAAAAGAATTTGAAAAAATAGTCGGAGCTGGAGGCGTTCTGCATACAGAATCAGACCTGCATTCATATTCTTACGATTCAGCGGTCCTTAATCCTGCTGTTCCTTCACTTGTTATTAAGCCGACTACAACAGCACAGCTTGGACCAGTTACGAGACTTTGTAACGAACATGGCCTTCCTATGACTGTTCGCGGCGCTGGAACCAATCTTTCCGGTGGAACTATTCCTCACCCTGGCGGAGTAGTAGTTCTTACCAACGGCCTTAATAAAATTCTGGAAATCAACGAAGAAGATCTATACGCAGTTGTTGAACCAGGTGTTGTTACTGCACAATTTGCAGCAGAAGTCGCAAAACGCGGTCTTTTTTACCCTCCAGATCCAGGTAGTCAGGCTGTTTCAACTCTCGGTGGTAACGTTGCAGAAAATGCTGGCGGTCTTCGCGGCCTTAAATACGGCGTTACTAAAGATTACGTTATGGGAATTGATTTCTTCGATGTTAACGGTGACCTCATTAAATCAGGATCACGCACAGTCAAATGCGTAACAGGTTACAATCTCGGCGGACTTATGGTCGCTTCTGAAGGAACTCTCGGAGTTTTCAGCAACATTATCTTTAAACTAGTTCCTCCTCCAAAAGCTTCTAAAGCTATGATGGCTGTTTTCGACGATATTGATAAAGCTTCCGAAACTGTTGCAGCAATTATTGCAAACCATATTGTTCCTTGTACTCTTGAACTTCTTGACCACGTAAGTATCAAATATGTTGAAGCTTTCACTAAAGCAGGTCTTCCAACTGAAGCTCAGGCCATTCTTTTGATTGAAGTTGACGGTCATCCTGCTGAAGTTGCTGATGATGCTGAAAAGGTTGTTAATATCTGTAATAAAATCGGAGCTACTTCAGTTCATGCTGCTGAAACCGCAGAAGAACGTGAAAGCCTCTGGTTTGCTCGTCGTAATGCACTTCCTGCTCTTGCACGTGCACGGCCTACAACTGTACTTGAAGATGCAACTGTTCCACGCAGCCAGATCCCTGCAATGATCCGCGGCGTGAACAAAATTGCTGAAAAATATAATATTGCTATCGGAACCTTCGGTCATGCCGGTGACGGTAATCTTCATCCTACAATCCTTTGTGATAAGAGAGATAAGGAAGAATTCCATCGCGTAGAAGAAGCTGTTAATGAAATCTTCGAAGTAGCACTTTCACTTAAAGGAACCCTCTCAGGTGAGCACGGAATCGGAATGGCTAAATCCAAATGGATGGTGAAGGAAACTTC